One window from the genome of Bacillus weihaiensis encodes:
- the recG gene encoding ATP-dependent DNA helicase RecG: MNDKLLEPVTHLKGIGEETAGLLHDMDIYSIYDLLEYFPYRYEDNSLKDLEEVKHEERITVEGKVHSEPSLTFYGKKRSRLTFRMLVDRYLLSVVCFNRPYFKNKLPLNSTVTVTGKWDKHRQTITAQEVLFGPKKEVSGIEPIYSVKGKLTVKGMRKFISLAIGQYLDEINENLPVEFLQKYKLMTRAEALKVIHVPSESEDLKQARRRFVYEEFLLFQLKMQALRKVQREQSKGDAIEYSETMHEEFISSLPFPLTNAQLRVVREILSDMKSPYRMNRLLQGDVGSGKTVVAAISIYAAILSGKQAALMVPTEILAEQHADSLYKLFEPFGVQVALLTSSVKGKRRRELLERVKQNEIQVLIGTHALIQDDIKFKHLGLVITDEQHRFGVGQRRMLREKGENADVLFMTATPIPRTLAITAFGEMDVSIIDELPAGRKVIETYWVKPTMLDRILSFIDKEVAKGRQAYVICPLIEESDKLDVQNALDVHSMLSAYSNGKYRVGLMHGRLTSDEKDSVMRDFSENHVNVLVSTTVVEVGVNVPNATTMVIYDAERFGLSQLHQLRGRVGRGSEQSYCILLADPKSETGKERMKIMTETNDGFVLSERDLELRGPGDFFGKKQSGMPVFKVADMVHDYRALEVARQDAVELVQSDSFWKDDKYAVLRNQLYHSGILDGEKLD; this comes from the coding sequence GTGAATGATAAACTACTTGAACCAGTGACACATTTAAAAGGGATTGGGGAAGAAACAGCTGGATTATTACATGACATGGACATTTATTCGATCTATGATTTATTGGAATATTTTCCATATCGTTATGAAGATAATAGCTTAAAAGATTTAGAGGAAGTTAAGCATGAGGAACGTATAACAGTTGAAGGGAAGGTTCATAGTGAACCCTCTCTGACCTTTTACGGAAAAAAACGGTCACGACTCACATTTCGGATGTTAGTAGACCGTTATCTGCTTTCTGTTGTATGCTTTAATCGACCTTACTTCAAAAACAAATTACCCCTAAATTCTACTGTGACAGTTACGGGGAAATGGGATAAACATAGACAAACAATTACAGCGCAAGAAGTGCTTTTTGGACCGAAGAAAGAAGTTTCCGGTATTGAGCCTATTTACTCAGTTAAGGGGAAGCTTACTGTAAAAGGGATGAGGAAATTTATCTCTCTTGCTATCGGACAGTATCTTGATGAGATAAATGAGAATCTACCTGTAGAATTTTTACAAAAGTATAAATTGATGACAAGAGCAGAAGCGTTGAAAGTCATTCATGTACCTTCTGAAAGTGAAGATTTAAAGCAAGCAAGAAGACGATTTGTTTATGAAGAGTTTTTATTGTTTCAATTGAAAATGCAAGCTTTAAGAAAGGTTCAAAGAGAACAGTCAAAAGGCGACGCAATTGAATACTCGGAGACAATGCATGAAGAATTTATTTCCTCATTACCATTTCCTTTAACAAATGCGCAATTACGTGTTGTAAGGGAAATATTGTCGGATATGAAATCTCCATACAGAATGAATCGCCTACTTCAAGGAGATGTTGGATCGGGAAAAACGGTTGTAGCAGCTATTTCAATCTATGCAGCAATCCTTTCTGGTAAACAAGCAGCATTAATGGTGCCTACTGAAATTCTAGCTGAACAACATGCTGATTCTCTTTATAAGTTGTTTGAACCTTTTGGTGTTCAAGTCGCATTATTAACAAGTTCAGTAAAAGGAAAAAGAAGAAGAGAATTGTTAGAGAGAGTGAAGCAAAATGAAATCCAAGTATTAATTGGCACCCATGCTCTAATACAAGATGATATTAAATTTAAACATCTCGGGCTAGTCATTACTGATGAACAACATAGGTTTGGTGTTGGCCAGAGGAGAATGCTAAGAGAAAAAGGTGAAAATGCAGACGTTCTATTTATGACTGCAACACCTATTCCAAGAACACTAGCTATAACGGCTTTTGGAGAGATGGATGTTTCAATCATTGATGAATTGCCTGCAGGTCGTAAAGTAATTGAAACGTATTGGGTGAAGCCTACTATGTTGGACCGTATCTTATCGTTTATTGATAAAGAAGTAGCAAAGGGGCGACAAGCCTATGTTATTTGCCCTTTAATTGAGGAATCGGACAAGCTAGACGTCCAGAACGCTCTGGATGTACATTCTATGCTGTCAGCTTATTCTAATGGGAAATATCGTGTAGGTCTTATGCATGGTCGCTTAACATCAGATGAAAAGGACTCTGTCATGAGAGATTTTAGCGAAAATCATGTAAATGTTCTTGTCTCTACAACCGTTGTTGAGGTTGGGGTAAATGTTCCGAATGCTACTACGATGGTTATTTATGATGCTGAGAGGTTTGGCTTATCGCAGCTTCATCAATTAAGAGGTCGTGTAGGTCGAGGGAGTGAACAATCCTACTGTATTTTATTGGCAGATCCTAAATCAGAGACTGGTAAAGAAAGAATGAAAATTATGACGGAAACAAATGATGGTTTTGTTCTTTCTGAACGAGATTTAGAACTTAGAGGTCCTGGTGACTTTTTTGGCAAAAAACAAAGTGGAATGCCTGTATTTAAAGTAGCGGACATGGTCCATGATTACCGTGCTCTGGAAGTAGCACGTCAGGATGCAGTTGAACTCGTCCAATCCGATTCTTTCTGGAAGGATGATAAATATGCGGTTTTAAGAAACCAGCTTTATCATTCAGGAATATTAGATGGAGAGAAATTAGACTAA
- the sdaAA gene encoding L-serine ammonia-lyase, iron-sulfur-dependent, subunit alpha, producing MFRNVEELVSLAEEKGVKIAEIMIEQECKVSGRSREEIIALMERNLEVMEQAIERGLSGVKSHSGLTGGDAVLLQKYIEKGNFLSGSTLLDAVSKAVATNEVNAAMGTICATPTAGSAGVVPGTLFAVKEKLHPTRQEMIEFLFTSGAFGFVVANNASISGAAGGCQAEVGSASGMAAAAIVEMAGGTPSQAATAMAITLKNMLGLVCDPVAGLVEVPCVKRNAMGAANAMVAADMALAGITSRIPCDEVIDAMYKIGQTMPTALKETAQGGLAATPTGQRLKQEIFGESQ from the coding sequence ATGTTCCGAAATGTCGAAGAGTTAGTTTCGTTGGCAGAGGAAAAAGGAGTAAAAATTGCAGAAATAATGATTGAACAAGAATGCAAAGTTTCTGGACGATCCCGTGAGGAAATAATCGCTTTAATGGAAAGAAATTTAGAAGTGATGGAACAAGCTATCGAAAGGGGACTTTCAGGAGTGAAATCTCACTCTGGATTAACAGGTGGAGATGCAGTTCTACTACAAAAATATATAGAAAAAGGAAACTTTCTTTCTGGAAGTACATTGCTTGATGCAGTTAGTAAGGCTGTTGCGACAAATGAAGTGAATGCAGCTATGGGAACAATATGTGCAACACCTACAGCTGGATCAGCAGGTGTTGTACCTGGAACTTTGTTTGCTGTAAAGGAAAAACTACATCCTACTCGTCAAGAAATGATTGAATTTTTATTTACATCTGGTGCATTTGGATTTGTTGTTGCAAATAATGCTTCAATCTCAGGAGCTGCTGGTGGTTGTCAAGCTGAAGTAGGTTCAGCTTCTGGGATGGCTGCAGCGGCAATTGTAGAAATGGCAGGTGGAACTCCGAGTCAAGCGGCTACCGCTATGGCTATTACGTTAAAAAATATGCTTGGGCTTGTTTGTGATCCAGTTGCAGGATTGGTTGAAGTACCTTGTGTAAAACGAAATGCTATGGGAGCTGCCAATGCTATGGTAGCAGCTGATATGGCATTGGCGGGTATTACAAGTAGAATTCCTTGTGACGAAGTAATTGATGCAATGTATAAAATTGGTCAGACAATGCCTACTGCATTAAAAGAAACAGCTCAAGGAGGGTTAGCTGCGACACCAACAGGTCAAAGACTGAAACAAGAAATTTTTGGAGAGTCGCAATAA
- the sdaAB gene encoding L-serine ammonia-lyase, iron-sulfur-dependent subunit beta: protein MKYRSVFDIIGPIMIGPSSSHTAGAARIGRVARTLFGRQPKWATISLYGSFAQTYRGHGTDVALIGGLLDFDTFDERIKSALDLAKQQEMKITFIEEDAVTDHPNTARLIIGDDFGQLELVGVSIGGGKIEITELNGFELKLSGNHPAILVVHNDRFGAIAAVANVLAKHAINIGHMDVSRKEVGQMALMTIETDQNVSKEVMEELKTLPNILQVTRIDD, encoded by the coding sequence ATGAAATATCGTAGTGTATTTGATATTATTGGTCCGATAATGATTGGACCTTCGAGCTCACATACTGCGGGTGCTGCAAGAATAGGGAGAGTTGCGAGAACGTTATTCGGTAGACAACCTAAGTGGGCCACGATCTCTCTTTATGGATCGTTCGCCCAAACTTATCGTGGACATGGAACAGATGTAGCTCTAATAGGTGGACTACTTGATTTTGATACATTTGATGAAAGAATAAAATCAGCACTTGATCTAGCAAAACAGCAAGAAATGAAGATTACTTTTATTGAAGAGGATGCTGTCACAGATCATCCTAATACTGCTAGACTCATTATTGGCGATGATTTCGGTCAACTCGAGCTTGTTGGTGTATCAATAGGTGGAGGGAAAATAGAAATTACTGAGCTAAATGGCTTTGAACTAAAGCTCTCTGGTAATCATCCAGCGATATTAGTTGTCCATAATGATCGATTTGGTGCTATTGCAGCTGTAGCAAATGTTCTTGCGAAACATGCTATAAATATTGGCCATATGGATGTATCGAGAAAAGAAGTAGGTCAAATGGCGCTAATGACAATTGAAACGGATCAAAATGTTAGTAAAGAGGTAATGGAGGAATTAAAAACACTCCCGAATATTTTACAAGTAACAAGAATTGATGATTAA
- a CDS encoding DAK2 domain-containing protein, producing MSITTLDGRRFAEMILQGADHLSNNAKLVDALNVFPVPDGDTGTNMNLSMTSGAKEVRSQTTDHIGKVGQALSKGLLMGARGNSGVILSQLFRGFSKAIESNSSISSVEFADALQAGVNTAYKAVMKPVEGTILTVAKDAARAAVMASETETSIIKVMEKTLEEAEASLKRTPDLLPVLKEVGVVDSGGQGLVFVYEGFLANLKGEKLQASTKTGPSMNELVNAEHHKSVQSHMNTEDIEFGYCTEFMVRFEEGKKAFDEDLFRNDLSEFGDSLLVIADDQLAKVHIHAEHPGEVLSYGQKYGNLINMKIENMRQQHTDIVGEQIPAPTTEPEQQEKGKYGIVTVTMGKGIAELFRSIGANEVIEGGQTMNPSTEDIVKAIQDVNAENIIILPNNSNIVMAAQQAASVVDENVIVIPSKTVPQGMAALLSFNPTAEPTDVQSTMNDALGNVKSGQITYAVRDTNIDGLDISKGDFMGISNGKIVITDREQLLAAKKLLLEMISNEDEILTIIQGEDTSDEEIAKLIEFVEEKFEDVEVEVHNGEQPLYSYIFSVE from the coding sequence GTGTCAATTACAACTTTAGATGGTAGGCGTTTTGCAGAGATGATTTTGCAAGGGGCAGACCACCTATCGAATAATGCGAAATTAGTCGATGCTCTTAACGTTTTTCCAGTTCCTGATGGTGACACTGGAACAAATATGAATTTATCGATGACATCAGGCGCGAAAGAAGTTCGTAGTCAAACTACGGACCATATTGGGAAAGTTGGTCAAGCACTTTCTAAAGGATTACTAATGGGTGCTCGAGGTAATTCAGGTGTTATTTTATCCCAATTATTCAGAGGTTTTTCAAAAGCAATTGAATCAAATTCTTCGATTTCATCAGTTGAATTTGCAGATGCACTTCAAGCAGGAGTTAATACAGCTTACAAAGCGGTAATGAAGCCTGTAGAAGGAACGATTCTTACTGTTGCTAAAGATGCTGCAAGAGCAGCAGTTATGGCATCAGAAACAGAGACTTCCATAATTAAAGTAATGGAAAAAACTCTTGAAGAAGCAGAAGCATCCCTTAAACGTACGCCAGACTTGTTACCTGTTTTGAAAGAGGTAGGCGTTGTTGATAGTGGAGGTCAAGGTTTAGTGTTTGTTTATGAAGGATTCTTGGCTAATTTAAAAGGTGAGAAACTTCAAGCCTCAACTAAAACAGGACCTTCAATGAATGAATTAGTAAACGCTGAACATCACAAAAGTGTTCAAAGTCATATGAATACAGAAGATATCGAATTTGGTTATTGTACTGAATTTATGGTTCGATTTGAAGAAGGTAAAAAAGCTTTTGATGAGGACTTATTTAGAAATGATTTAAGTGAATTTGGAGATTCATTACTAGTTATTGCTGATGATCAACTTGCTAAAGTACATATTCATGCCGAGCACCCGGGTGAGGTATTGTCTTATGGACAAAAATATGGCAATTTAATTAACATGAAAATTGAAAACATGCGCCAACAGCATACTGATATAGTGGGTGAACAAATACCAGCTCCTACAACAGAACCTGAACAACAAGAAAAAGGGAAATACGGCATTGTAACCGTTACTATGGGAAAAGGGATTGCTGAGCTATTTAGAAGTATAGGTGCGAATGAAGTTATTGAAGGCGGACAAACAATGAATCCAAGTACAGAGGACATTGTAAAAGCTATTCAAGATGTGAATGCAGAAAACATAATCATTCTCCCTAATAATTCTAATATAGTGATGGCTGCACAACAAGCTGCATCAGTTGTTGATGAAAATGTCATTGTAATACCATCCAAAACTGTTCCTCAAGGAATGGCTGCATTACTGTCATTTAATCCTACTGCAGAGCCTACTGATGTGCAAAGTACGATGAACGATGCGTTAGGTAATGTAAAGAGCGGTCAAATTACTTATGCTGTTCGTGATACGAATATTGATGGTCTTGATATTTCAAAAGGCGATTTTATGGGAATTTCTAATGGGAAGATTGTCATTACGGATCGTGAACAGTTATTAGCTGCAAAAAAACTTCTTTTAGAAATGATTTCTAATGAAGATGAAATCTTAACGATTATTCAAGGTGAAGATACGTCTGATGAGGAAATTGCCAAACTAATTGAGTTTGTTGAAGAAAAATTTGAAGACGTGGAAGTGGAAGTTCATAACGGTGAGCAACCATTATATTCTTATATCTTCTCTGTTGAATAA
- a CDS encoding Asp23/Gls24 family envelope stress response protein, translating into MSIELKTKYGQIDISNEVIATVAGGAAIDCYGIVGMASKNQIKDGLTEILRKENFSKGVIVRQDDDSIYIDMYIIVSYGTKISEVAHNVQTKVKYTLDQTVGLAVDSVNIFVQGVRVANP; encoded by the coding sequence ATGTCCATTGAATTGAAAACAAAGTACGGACAAATTGACATATCCAACGAAGTCATTGCAACAGTTGCCGGCGGTGCAGCTATTGACTGCTATGGTATTGTTGGAATGGCGTCAAAGAATCAAATTAAAGACGGCCTAACAGAAATTCTAAGAAAAGAAAACTTTAGCAAAGGCGTAATTGTTCGCCAAGATGATGACTCTATATATATTGATATGTACATTATCGTGAGCTATGGTACAAAAATTTCTGAAGTAGCGCATAACGTACAAACGAAAGTGAAGTATACGTTAGACCAAACAGTCGGACTTGCTGTTGATTCCGTTAATATTTTTGTACAAGGTGTTCGTGTAGCGAACCCGTAG
- the rpmB gene encoding 50S ribosomal protein L28: MARKCVVTGRKTRSGNARSHAMNANKRTWGANLQKVRILVNGKPKKVYVSARALRSGKVERV; encoded by the coding sequence ATGGCACGTAAATGCGTTGTTACTGGTAGAAAAACTCGCTCAGGTAATGCTCGTTCTCACGCGATGAACGCTAACAAACGTACTTGGGGCGCAAACCTTCAAAAAGTTCGCATCTTAGTTAACGGTAAACCTAAAAAAGTATATGTTTCTGCTCGCGCTTTAAGATCTGGTAAAGTTGAACGAGTTTAA
- the spoVM gene encoding stage V sporulation protein SpoVM has protein sequence MKFYTIKLPKFLGGIVRAMLGSLKKD, from the coding sequence ATGAAATTTTATACAATTAAACTACCAAAGTTTTTAGGAGGAATCGTTCGAGCAATGCTCGGTTCGTTAAAAAAAGACTAA
- a CDS encoding thiamine diphosphokinase, which translates to MKKIALVAGGPRENLVHLQEYQSEHIIWVGIDKGVNYINGEGLPLSYAFGDFDSISDRDRRDLIDQLNTIKVYPQEKDKTDTELALEWALQQDVDEVYLFGATGGRMDHTLGNIQLLHKSIDYKKNLQIIDKQNHITIYKPGTYTIMNDPDRKYISFLPISMEVKGITLENFKYPLKNCHIHLSSTLCISNELIFEVGTFSFKEGILLMIRSRD; encoded by the coding sequence ATGAAAAAAATAGCCTTAGTTGCAGGTGGACCCCGAGAAAACCTTGTTCATCTACAGGAGTATCAATCAGAACATATAATATGGGTAGGAATAGATAAAGGTGTGAATTATATTAATGGTGAAGGTCTACCTCTTAGTTACGCATTTGGTGATTTTGATTCCATTTCAGATAGGGATAGAAGAGACTTAATTGATCAATTAAATACTATTAAAGTGTATCCGCAAGAAAAGGATAAAACTGATACAGAGCTTGCCTTAGAGTGGGCTTTACAACAGGATGTAGATGAAGTTTATCTTTTCGGGGCGACAGGTGGGAGGATGGACCATACGCTTGGAAATATCCAACTTTTGCACAAAAGTATTGATTATAAAAAAAACTTACAAATAATAGATAAGCAAAATCATATCACAATCTATAAGCCTGGTACATATACAATAATGAATGATCCAGATCGTAAGTACATTTCTTTTTTACCGATAAGTATGGAAGTAAAGGGTATTACGCTAGAGAATTTTAAATACCCACTAAAAAATTGTCATATTCATTTAAGCTCAACATTATGTATTAGTAATGAACTCATCTTCGAAGTAGGTACTTTTTCTTTTAAAGAAGGCATATTATTAATGATAAGAAGTCGTGATTAA
- the rpe gene encoding ribulose-phosphate 3-epimerase: MVKIAPSILSANFAKLGEEITEVEKAGADYIHVDVMDGHFVPNITIGPLIVEAIRPMTKLPLDVHLMIEQPDLYIPQFVKAGADIITVHVEACKHLHRTIQLIKSQGIKAGVVLNPHTPVEAVQHVLEDIDMALLMTVNPGFGGQSFIPSVLPKIRDLSTIKKEKNLHFEIEVDGGINEQTAKLCVEAGASVLVAGSAIYGKEDRTAAITSLKAALA, encoded by the coding sequence ATGGTTAAAATCGCCCCATCAATTTTATCGGCTAACTTTGCAAAATTGGGAGAGGAAATTACAGAAGTAGAAAAAGCAGGAGCTGATTATATCCATGTAGATGTAATGGATGGGCACTTTGTTCCTAATATTACGATCGGTCCTCTCATCGTCGAAGCAATACGACCAATGACAAAGTTACCATTAGATGTTCATTTAATGATTGAACAACCTGATCTCTATATCCCGCAATTTGTTAAAGCGGGTGCCGATATCATAACAGTACATGTAGAAGCATGTAAACATTTGCATAGGACCATCCAACTTATTAAATCCCAAGGTATTAAGGCTGGAGTAGTATTGAATCCACATACTCCTGTAGAAGCTGTACAGCATGTACTAGAGGATATTGATATGGCTTTATTAATGACTGTAAATCCAGGTTTCGGTGGGCAATCGTTTATTCCGTCCGTGTTACCCAAAATCAGGGACCTATCAACTATTAAAAAAGAAAAAAATCTACATTTTGAAATAGAGGTTGATGGGGGAATAAATGAGCAAACAGCAAAGTTATGTGTAGAAGCCGGTGCATCAGTACTTGTTGCTGGTTCAGCAATTTATGGAAAAGAGGATCGGACTGCAGCTATTACATCATTAAAAGCAGCTTTAGCTTAA
- the rsgA gene encoding ribosome small subunit-dependent GTPase A produces MPQGKIVKALSGFYYVQDANQFIQCRGRGVFRKNKITPLVGDEVEYQAENDQEGYILEVFERKNELVRPPICNVDQAILVFSAVEPDFSSTLLDRFLVLIEANDIEPIIVISKSDLLLSNDKKEKVLKYAADYEKAGYNVIITSTVESSVDKDLLPLLQNKISVFAGQSGVGKSSLLNVLRPDLELKTDDISTHLGRGKHTTRHVELIPVGSGYVADTPGFSSLDFTGIEVEDLSYCFPEMRKRSSDCKFRGCTHMKEPKCAVKEAVELGEIPQYRYEHYVNFIEEIKDRKPRY; encoded by the coding sequence ATGCCACAAGGAAAAATAGTAAAAGCTCTTAGTGGTTTTTACTATGTACAAGATGCTAATCAGTTCATCCAATGTCGTGGAAGAGGAGTATTTCGTAAAAATAAGATTACTCCTCTAGTAGGAGATGAGGTTGAATATCAGGCAGAAAATGATCAAGAAGGTTATATCTTAGAAGTGTTCGAACGTAAAAATGAATTAGTTCGTCCACCAATTTGTAATGTTGATCAAGCGATTCTAGTTTTTTCAGCAGTCGAGCCTGATTTCAGTTCCACCCTATTGGATCGATTTTTAGTTCTGATTGAAGCAAATGATATTGAGCCAATTATTGTTATTAGTAAATCGGACCTTTTACTATCTAATGACAAGAAAGAAAAAGTGTTGAAATACGCAGCTGATTATGAAAAGGCAGGGTATAATGTGATCATCACCTCCACAGTAGAATCATCAGTGGATAAAGATCTTCTCCCGCTTTTACAAAACAAAATTTCCGTTTTTGCTGGCCAATCAGGTGTAGGGAAATCCTCTCTGTTAAACGTGCTCAGACCAGATTTAGAACTAAAAACGGATGATATTTCTACGCATTTAGGTCGTGGTAAGCATACGACGCGACATGTGGAATTAATCCCAGTAGGTAGTGGATATGTAGCAGATACACCAGGATTTAGCTCATTAGACTTTACAGGTATTGAAGTTGAAGACCTTTCTTATTGTTTTCCTGAAATGAGAAAAAGAAGCTCAGATTGTAAATTTAGAGGATGTACACACATGAAAGAACCTAAATGTGCAGTCAAGGAAGCAGTTGAATTAGGTGAAATTCCACAGTACCGATATGAGCATTATGTGAATTTTATTGAAGAAATTAAAGACAGAAAGCCGAGGTATTAA
- the pknB gene encoding Stk1 family PASTA domain-containing Ser/Thr kinase, giving the protein MLIGKRISGRYKILEVIGGGGMANVYLAKDMILEREVAMKVLRFDFSNDDEFIKRFRREAQSATSLAHPNIVSIYDVGEEDGIYYIVMEYVDGQTLKQYIQQFAPIHPRKAVNIMVQIVSAIQHAHDNQIIHRDIKPHNILIDHHGNVKVTDFGIAMAMSSTTITQTNSVLGSVHYLSPEQARGGLANKKSDIYSLGIVFFELLTGRLPFDGESAISIALKHLQSDTPSPRRWNPDIPQSIENIILKATAKDPFHRYDSSEEMEQDIESSFDPKRISEPKFEVPEDEEATKAIPLITNETIEKNKIEDTIVRTSSDSVVQSEIDDKKSGKKQKPKKRKSKLAIVIMTIFIILMLGTIAAFTIVPTLLLPKDIEVPDVTGKSYEEAISILYESGFEVGDPILQADGEVKEGYVIKTEPEANVITKEGTEIIVYESTGKERMTLEDYVGRDIDRVKSLLELKGFTNIKVIEETHDTELAGKILAQNPEVGEDVIPDEDTIELTVSKGPKLIKVDDLKNKSKSEINDYIQTYGFNSSISEEYSEEIPKDQLISQSPESGEEVVAKNTTLKLVYSLGPKEKPAKEVSKTITIPYEPKEEGQELVVSISIDDANNTISEVYDTFKITEPVEKTLTFTINPNEEAFYQVIIDNLYVTSEKISYPDE; this is encoded by the coding sequence TTGCTGATTGGAAAAAGAATAAGTGGTCGTTATAAAATTCTAGAGGTTATTGGCGGTGGAGGCATGGCAAATGTCTACCTGGCCAAGGACATGATCTTAGAGAGAGAAGTTGCAATGAAAGTATTGCGATTTGACTTTTCGAATGATGACGAGTTTATTAAGCGTTTTAGAAGAGAAGCTCAGTCAGCAACTAGTTTAGCTCATCCTAATATTGTTAGTATTTATGATGTTGGAGAAGAAGACGGTATTTATTATATCGTAATGGAATATGTAGATGGACAAACGCTAAAGCAATACATACAACAATTTGCCCCTATTCACCCTAGAAAAGCAGTTAATATTATGGTCCAAATTGTTTCAGCTATACAACATGCACATGATAATCAAATTATCCATAGAGACATTAAACCACATAACATATTAATTGATCATCATGGTAATGTGAAAGTAACAGATTTTGGAATAGCGATGGCTATGAGCTCAACAACTATTACACAAACGAATTCGGTGTTAGGATCTGTACATTACTTGTCACCAGAACAAGCAAGAGGTGGTTTAGCGAATAAAAAATCGGATATCTATTCTTTAGGTATTGTCTTTTTTGAGCTGTTAACAGGAAGACTACCTTTTGATGGTGAATCTGCAATTTCCATCGCGCTTAAACACTTACAATCTGACACTCCATCGCCCAGACGCTGGAATCCAGACATACCTCAGAGTATTGAAAATATTATATTAAAAGCTACGGCAAAGGACCCATTTCATCGTTATGATTCATCAGAAGAAATGGAACAGGATATTGAATCTTCCTTTGATCCAAAAAGGATTTCTGAGCCAAAGTTTGAAGTACCAGAGGATGAAGAAGCAACAAAAGCCATTCCACTCATAACAAATGAGACAATTGAAAAGAATAAAATTGAAGATACAATCGTAAGGACGTCTTCTGATTCAGTTGTACAATCAGAGATAGATGATAAAAAGTCCGGAAAAAAACAAAAGCCGAAAAAACGAAAAAGTAAACTTGCAATAGTTATTATGACCATTTTTATCATCTTAATGCTTGGTACTATTGCAGCTTTTACAATCGTTCCTACTCTTTTATTGCCTAAGGACATTGAAGTTCCTGATGTTACGGGTAAGTCGTATGAAGAAGCTATTAGTATTTTATACGAATCAGGCTTTGAAGTAGGTGATCCTATTCTTCAAGCAGATGGTGAAGTGAAAGAGGGATATGTCATAAAGACTGAACCTGAAGCGAATGTTATTACCAAAGAAGGTACAGAAATAATCGTTTACGAAAGTACAGGTAAAGAAAGAATGACACTAGAGGATTATGTTGGGAGAGATATTGATCGTGTAAAATCTCTTCTTGAGTTAAAGGGCTTTACTAACATTAAGGTGATTGAAGAAACACATGATACGGAGCTGGCTGGGAAAATATTGGCTCAGAATCCAGAAGTCGGTGAAGATGTTATCCCCGATGAAGATACAATTGAATTAACGGTTAGTAAAGGACCGAAGCTAATTAAAGTAGATGATTTGAAAAACAAGTCTAAATCTGAAATCAATGATTATATTCAGACGTATGGCTTTAATTCTTCAATCTCAGAGGAGTATTCTGAAGAAATACCAAAGGATCAGCTTATTTCTCAATCACCAGAGTCAGGTGAAGAAGTAGTAGCGAAGAATACGACTTTAAAGCTCGTCTATTCACTAGGTCCTAAAGAGAAACCGGCAAAAGAGGTCTCTAAAACAATCACCATTCCTTATGAGCCAAAAGAAGAAGGACAAGAATTAGTCGTGTCGATATCTATTGATGATGCAAACAATACCATATCAGAAGTTTATGATACATTTAAAATTACCGAACCAGTAGAAAAGACTCTTACATTCACTATTAATCCTAATGAAGAAGCTTTTTATCAGGTCATAATTGATAATCTTTATGTTACATCTGAAAAAATAAGCTATCCTGATGAGTGA